In Macrobrachium rosenbergii isolate ZJJX-2024 chromosome 27, ASM4041242v1, whole genome shotgun sequence, the genomic stretch ATTCTTGATAATTTTCAGAGTAACTTGgcagtaataaattttatgaaaatgagaataaCAGATCCTActactgaattatttgtaacttCATGCATTCTTAGTAGGCtatcttcagtatttttaaagtttctgGTATAGTTATCTCTCAACTGTCATACATTTCCCAAGAAGAGTCAAAGACTCCTTGCTTTCTTCAAATACATAAGTTGTTTGGCTAGATCAAACTGGTATATAATTTTAGCCTTGGTAGATTCACTGTGTTATTCACACCAGGAACCTATAGATCTTGTTTGCTTGCTTGACATTTTGATAGACTCCTCTGCACTTTTTTACAACCTTATCGTTAATACATCACTGGCCTCAATGCTGGTTAAAAGATCTAACATGTTTGTTTAAACTGATTATGCATAACTGCATGTGCGTACAATTATTCATATTGTGTTAATGTGGTAGGTGACAAACCTGCACTACTGCAAGTTGTTTTCTGGTGTTAACAAATCTAGTTGAATGGGTAATGAACTGCCAGTAACTACAGCAATTTGTACTGCAATGAGCAGCCCTCCCTATCAATGTAAAGTATGGATTTACAAAAGAGGTAGGTACTATGAGAGTAATACGTTAGGTAAACAACTGAAttcctaaaaaacaataaaagtggcATACAGTACCTCGGTTCTGTCATGGAACAAAACCATTTGTAAAATGGGTCATCCTACTGAAAATTCACAGTACGGTACAACTGTGAAGGTTACCTTACCATATGTCTTACTTTATATCAACATGAATAAAAGCACCTCGTAACACTTACTGTGGAGAGTTTCACTGATGAGTTTCTTGATGTCATGATCGCTGAAAAGGGTCTTGAGTTTCTTCAGTACATCCATAGATTTGCTGTCGCCAGCTTTCACACTGCAAACGGACCTAGGAGCgcaattcttttttatcttgccgtcaattttagttttctgaaataaaacaacagaggtAAGTTTCATGGTACAGTATTTGCTGATAAGAGGATTAACTCATAAAAGTTTAAGTAAAAGCTTTACATAGATTTGGAAACAGGCATGTGTCAATCTAAGATGCTCTGGTAGATATAACTGTGACAGAAAAATCCAAGCTAACGTGGGGTccattctatagaaatccaataGGCAATTTCTGAAAGATGAAACTACCTTTTAGTGTTCTTATATTGTCAGTAATTAAGCCATATGGATAATAAACCCTGAAAAAGTTTCACTGTTTTCCTGTGCGATGGACGAAAGGGAAAGAGAGCATGAATTTCTATAAAAGGACAGTTCCTTTAAGAATTACATCTCTTGCACCTGGGTAGATTACACTTCGAGAGGAATATTCATGTACCAGAACATAACAGACTACAACAGATTCTTCAGGGGTTTGGAGTCCCCATTACCTGATAATATGATAAGTTGTCCAATTGTGTCTCCAGCTGGACTTAAGAAAACAACGGAAGCAAATACTGAAGCACAAAATGTAACCACAAATGATGCACGAGGTCAAACTGCTTTACACTACACAGGCAAAGACGGACAAGGAAAAACTTGAATGTTTCTTTCCTCCTTCTGCACACTAGTGTGGTTTGGTGTCCTAATTTTTACATTTCCGATCAAAATCTAATATGTTTTTAtagcaattttttatatttctattgcaCAGGCTATTATTGCTACCTTGTAGGCCTTTCACCTGTCATTCACTACAGAAtacaatttttcctttgtttattcaaGGCTAAAATCAGGTTATCTTTTGATTTACCCCATTTCTATGTCAAACTGCACCCTATTTCAGCTCCAGAGGCGTTTCCCATTCTCTATGTTATTAAGCACcaccttatttctattttttataactCTTTTCTGAGCTGTTTAATTGGATCCTACTTATGCCTCTTATTTTTCGTGGTTCTTAATTCTACTATAATTTTGCATTCAGACATATTTATAACCTTTTTCTCCATTATCTGAAGGCCAGCAGTTGTTAACCAAATTTACAAGACGAGAAGATACCAAGGATCAAGTGAGTCAACAGGTTTTTGAAAGGCAAAATGAAATAGTCAATTATCACGAAGTGCAAGAGACACACTTCAGCAGACACCACAAGATCATGACTTTATAAACAGGATTTCCGGAGTGGAACCAATCTTGTTGGAACTCTACGAGGTCAGTGTGATTCTGATGATACTGTGCGGTTTGATTCAGTTACAGACCCATTAACGTTGGTCATTGTTCAAGGAGAATGCCATCTCCTGAATCAGCTGTTATTCCAGATTCCAGTGACTACAGGTTGCTTGATGAGGGTTCTTATAAATGACAGAATAGATGACAGAACAGCATAGGTCTACACATAGGGAATCCTTGGGTAAATGTCTTGTAACCTCACGCCGAGTCATGGGAAATTATCACCAGTGATATTTGTGGttgtgcaatgagagagagagagagagagagagagagagagagagagagagagagagagagagagagagagagagagagagaatcagttataTGGATAGCTTATTGTTTACTCAAGCAGAGAAAATAGAAAGTCAACCCCTTAAATCAtgttaaccagagagagagagagagaggaaattcaatGGCAGTTTATCTTTctcaagtaaataaacataacTACAGACTACCCTGGAAGCATAACACCCACACAATCCAAAATAGTCTAACATACAAAAACCTACACACAATCTCTCGTTTACAATCTGCAAGAGAGTCCACCCTACCCCCACGCCCCCCTCCCAACAAAAGACTTACCATACAGACAGTATGATCAGCTGGGCAGGTCATGGATAATTGAGGCTTATGTTTACAGTCTTCGCAGGTGATGCATTTCAGGGCTGCCGAGAGCGTTGTTGCCAATGCCAACCCCACCAGAAGGGTTATCCACTTGGCCATGTCGTTTCTGTTGACGGGAAAAGATTTAATCAAATGTGCACatacttattttaaataaaaggtgAGTCTATTCGTTTCTGTTGACAGGAGAGAGTTTAGCTGGTCTTctcatacttattattattattattattattattattattattattattattattattgaaccccATTCATGTGGAACACGCCCACCACAAgtgccatttacttgaaattcaacctttctAAGactatggtgctcatttgaaagaagcaacaacaggttataggaaatacagaaataagagatatgTTATTTGAgacaatacataaattaataaacacacagataaaaatgtaaaaatgtaagttaattaccaaaataaaaggCGAATTGTTTTGAAAGTAGTTATGCACTgcctcttcgcttgaacttttgaagttcataTTGTAGGTCTATGGGATTTCAATTTTCATATAAGGCCAAACTGCATTGATAAACTTTAAAAACCGTCATGTCAGATTTCTCATAATATTTCAATATGGTAATTTGCAATCCCATTGGCGGAAAACCACTTTGGTCTAatttgcccccccaaaaaatacgtATTAGATACGCATGTGCGGTAGTACTAGCAAAATATTAAAGCTAGTGACACACATACTTCACGTTCATACTGTGTTAAGCACTGTGATTAAACGAGACTTAAActagaaaaaactataaataaagaaGTAGGACGGCTATCAAAGAAAACAATGCAACTGGGTcgggaatgcttaaaaaaaaaaaaaccttgagtaTCACATACAGTGTGTCACGCAAGGTGCACTTGAAGTGGCAACCCCTATTGCGGGAGGGAGGATGcatgttaaatatataataaaatcaaacaGGATCAATAAAAATACCAGTATTGATacaattgtctatatatatacacatatatatatattttttttttttataaaaatgtcgttAGTGGTATGCTAATCGTGCTATGCATTTGTTTTTCATCAAGTGCGTCTACAAAATACTTataccttttaatttttcccatgtTAACGTAATCTGACCAACTTACGGTGCAGTGACCCACCAGACTCGACGGTCGAGGTGGGTCGAGGTGGCATCATCCCAGCCTACACAGTCGTAACAACTTAACAGAGAAGTAACCTCTAAAATTCCTAGAATCTACACTTCTGCGACAATTTGCaacaattgctaaaaaaaaaaatacagcatcaACTAATGTATTTACCACGTGACTTTTATAATACACcacaagtttttttctttttttaagaattaatcTACCAGATTTATCCATTAGTTCTACAACACTTGTGACTAATCGACCGATACACGTCACTCCCTGAAAATCAGGGCaagataatatgaaaaattcattttctgaCAGCATTATAATCCAATATATCTTGCTTAAGAAATGCACAAAACTATACCACCAATCACTTGGTTCTTTTATTTGCTAGAAAAACGACCACACACTTAGGGCAGTAATACAAAATAATCCAAAGAGCGTAAGGCTGTAATACCACACACCTGTCACTATTCGAACCTTTTCTGTGCGTCTAGCGTAGTTGGTTCGCTCCGGCGTCACACAGACACAAAACAGAAACCCAGCCCCAAGGAACAGTTGCCATTTTCAGGCTATCAATATCAActgcttatttttattataagtgtaatttttttttattttaaaaggtatATGTGCTCTAGTTACCAACACAGATACAAGGTTTGTTAATCTTTTGTTGTTATAATACTATGATCGATATGGAGAATACCGTTATGGACTTTATGTACTTCTTAATCACTATTTGGCAACATAGGCAGTCATGCACGGTATATACATCCCAGTGTAACCTCactctgtatttaatttttttttttgcattactcATTTGAACCTCGTACCATGACTAACATAACTTATAAAGTTTACTCTGAGTaatatgttttgataaaaaatgttaaactAATACGATAAAGCTTCAAAATGTACTGGCAATGTCTTTATACCTCACGCGTGGATATCACGTCAGGATGCTGGGAACTTCTGCGTgggatgaaaagtttttttttttttttcatgaattgttCACATTCATTGAGGCTTTTTTGTCGACTGACGTACTAGTAACAGAAATGTC encodes the following:
- the LOC136853619 gene encoding uncharacterized protein — protein: MAKWITLLVGLALATTLSAALKCITCEDCKHKPQLSMTCPADHTVCMKTKIDGKIKKNCAPRSVCSVKAGDSKSMDVLKKLKTLFSDHDIKKLISETLHRKDTLVHCCSANYCNGSPDRRASVGLLFLLPFAIYLFG